The genomic segment CACTCCAACATCAAGATCTTGCGCGGTCTCCAAAGGAAAACGTGCCCCTGCCGCTGTCGACTCTGCTATTTGTAATATTAATTCTTGCGAAGGGAATATTGGAGAATTGTCATTAATATCCTGTATTTCCACCTCGACTCGGTACAATTGTAACGGTTTATCAATAACCACTTGCAAAGTCAACACACAGCTGGGGCTTTGTCCGCATAAAGCCTCTCTGTCTATCCTGTCATTTACCACCAGCTCGCCCTTCCCCGCATCCACGCTGAAATACTGCTCACCAGCCTCGGAGGCGACTCGTAGTTTACGGTCAAAAATCTCAGATAGTCCCAAACCCAGATCTTTGGCTAGATTTCCTACCACAGAGCCTCGTTTTAGTTCCTCCGGGATGCTGTAACGAGTCTGCCCGTCTATTGTACTCcacaagagaaagaaatgatgCCACCAAAGCGCCTGCCATCTCCAGTCTCGGTATCCTATTCTCTTTGTCATCCCCGATCCGTTAGAATTATTTCACAGTAAGGTAATCGAAAAGAAGATAATTACCATCCATTGCCACAAAGCATTAATCCAAAACAAAGATCCCAAATCGCGTCATGCCAAAAAGTGAATAAAGATTTTTCGTTTTAATTCCGAAAAGCGCATCACTCCCTCTCATCCAGCTCAATGCGACGTAAGTGTTTACGGTGCTGAGGCTGCATGGGGGAGGGAGTAGATCTCTTTGTACAGTTCTACGTTTCATTGGTGCACAATGTGCATCTCTACCATCCAATAAGAACGGAGGTGAGCAGCGCTTTTAAAGACACAGACGCCCTAGAAAGAATCTGCCTCGATGCATTAAGAGTGTGTAGGATGGCAGCTGCTATAGGCTACGTCGCCAATAATGTTAGTGCATATAAAATTAAATCTTATTACAAAATACAACTACTGTCTTTGTGCTGGTTATTCGAAcctttgaataaaaatatttctgtgatTTGATCAGAAAAAAGTGACGGTATTGTGCAGTTTAGCCCAGCTACAAGGAAGCAAATTCAAGGTTTCACTGTCCAGCTTTGTGGCGCTGAAACAAAGTGTCATTCGTACAATTATAAAGAAAGCTTTGTAAAGTACTGTATCACGCAACtcagctaaaaacaaaatattaacgTAGACACGATATAGGAttttgtatggaaaaaaaatatccgGCGggttgaaaagtaaaaatcctcTGCAAACAGAAAATACGTGAGCAACAAAAGCCCAGAATATTGGTCAGGGTGTGCTTATGAAGATGAATGGGTTAAAATGAGGACATGATGACCATCTCGGTATCTTGTTTGCATTATCAAACTGATAGaaattattgaaataaatgatATTATAACATTACAGTATTCAATATCATAGATTAAGATTATATATATGGTAGCTAAGAGCAAGTATCACCAGAACGCCAAACAGTAGTTCATGTTGAGGGAAGacagctaaaaaacaaaacaaaaaaataaaggaggaacAAATGTTTATGACTGATTAGCTGACGATGAAAACAAAGTGTTATCAGGGGACAGTTCCGTATTTTAAGTTTAGAAAAACTCGATGCAACGACAAAAAATTACACAGAAGCTCTACTATTGTTTCTGTGCTCACCTGCTGGCTCTCAAAGGTCCAGGTGCTGTCAGGTAAAGACGCATCCAGGACACTGATCACCTCCTTAAAGTCAGTGGTGCTGCTGGGTTTAATCAACGTGAAATCACTGTACTCTGACATTGGAGACATACAGGACCTGAAGGACTGACTCTGAGACAACATGTCTCCTCCCAGGACCTCCACGTACTTTATAGGTCCGTCGGTGTTGAGCTGGATCTGCAGGTTTCTGTTGGGGTTCTTGTAATCATCACAGTCGGCCCGTCTCATGCAGCAACTACCGCTGCTTCTGCTGTTCCGGATGCATTTAACTGCTAAGATGAGAAAAGTCACCAGAGACAGCACGGACACCGAGGCCAGAGAGAGAATCAAGTAAAGGGTGATTCGGTCGTTTTTCTTGCTGGGCTCGGCCGCTTTCTGTCGGAGGTCTAAAATCGGCTCATGGAGACCGTCCTCCAGCAGGATGGACACCGTGACGGTGGCGGACTGGACCGGTTCCCCGTCGTCCTTGACCTCTATAAGCAGCCTCTGAGAGGAGTCGTCCTGCTCGGACACAGCGCGTTTAGTCCTCACCTCCCCTGTGTACAGATTGACAGTGAACAGAGAGGCGTCTGTGGCCTCCGCCAGTTTGTAGGAGATCCAGGCGTTATGGCCCGAGTCAGCGTCCACCGCCGTCACCTTAGTAACCAGGTGACCCGCTTTAGCGGAGCGGGGCATCCTCTGATGAGACAGGGAGCCCAGGGCAGCGGAGGAGGGGTAAATAACAGCGGGGGCGTTGTCGTTCTGGTCCAGGATGAAGACATGGACGGTGGCGTTGCTGCTGAGAGACGGAGAACCCTGATCCTTTGCCTGAACCTGAATCTGAAACACCTTGAGTTTCTCATAGTCGAACGAGTGCATGCTGTAGATGCTGCCGTTATCTGAGTTGATGTAAACATACGATGAGACAGAAACGTCCTGCACTTTAGAGTCCAGGATGGAGTACGAGATTTTGGCGTTTTCACCAAAATCCAGGTCGGAGGCTGATACTGAGAACAGTATAGACCCTGGTACCCCATTCTCTTTTAAATACACATTGTAGGAGGGCTGAGTGAATATAGGAGGgttgtcattcacatcagtGATGCTGACCGGTATAGTTTTCTTACTGGACAGAGGAGGGGAGCCTGAGTCAGTGGCTGTTATCTCAATGTTATACTGAGAGAAACTCTCGCGGTCTAAAGCACCACTGGTAACCAGTGCGTAATTATTAGAAAATGATGGTTTTAGAGTGAAAGGAGAACCTTGGGGTAGTAGCAATGTTACTTTGCTATTATTCCCGGAGTCAGCGTCACGTGCATTGAGTAACGCCACCACTGTGCCACTTGGCGCATCCTCGCGCACCGTCTGCGGTTCAGAGGTGAGAACAATTTCTGGAGAGTTATCATTAACATCTACAACATCTATCTGTAGACGACAGTGACTCTCCATTTCGGGAACCCCCCTGTCTTTAGCGGTTATTTCAATTTTGTAGGATGTGTCTCTTTCATAATCTAAGTCTCCTTTCAAATGTATTTCCCCCGTTAATGAATTTATCTCAAATACCGATGAGACGGAATCTGGTGTCCGCGAGCCAAAAGACAATTCAACTTCACCATTCAGACCATCATCAGCATCAGttgctgtcattttgaaaacaaacgTATCCTTTACAGTATTCTCCAATAAGGAAAccttataaatatttttatcaaaaactggaaaattatCATTTACATCAAGCACTGTGATTTGGATCTGTGAGGTTCCGGACATGACTGGGTTTCCTCCGTCTAATGCTGTCAACAGCAGCTGATGGAC from the Xiphias gladius isolate SHS-SW01 ecotype Sanya breed wild chromosome 23, ASM1685928v1, whole genome shotgun sequence genome contains:
- the LOC120785181 gene encoding protocadherin gamma-C5-like, which gives rise to MSYNGPRMTKTIGYRDWRWQALWWHHFLLLWSTIDGQTRYSIPEELERGSVVGNLAKDLGLGLSEIFDRKLRVASEAGEQYFSVDAGKGELVVNDRIDREALCGQSASCVLPLQVVVENPLNLHRIEVEIKDINDNSPRFHTKDMSLKIAESAAVGTRFLLESAEDSDVGSNSVKSYTLTKNDCFTLKMKEVEDGKTVPELALEKPLDREKKAVHQLLLTALDGGNPVMSGTSQIQITVLDVNDNFPVFDKNIYKVSLLENTVKDTFVFKMTATDADDGLNGEVELSFGSRTPDSVSSVFEINSLTGEIHLKGDLDYERDTSYKIEITAKDRGVPEMESHCRLQIDVVDVNDNSPEIVLTSEPQTVREDAPSGTVVALLNARDADSGNNSKVTLLLPQGSPFTLKPSFSNNYALVTSGALDRESFSQYNIEITATDSGSPPLSSKKTIPVSITDVNDNPPIFTQPSYNVYLKENGVPGSILFSVSASDLDFGENAKISYSILDSKVQDVSVSSYVYINSDNGSIYSMHSFDYEKLKVFQIQVQAKDQGSPSLSSNATVHVFILDQNDNAPAVIYPSSAALGSLSHQRMPRSAKAGHLVTKVTAVDADSGHNAWISYKLAEATDASLFTVNLYTGEVRTKRAVSEQDDSSQRLLIEVKDDGEPVQSATVTVSILLEDGLHEPILDLRQKAAEPSKKNDRITLYLILSLASVSVLSLVTFLILAVKCIRNSRSSGSCCMRRADCDDYKNPNRNLQIQLNTDGPIKYVEVLGGDMLSQSQSFRSCMSPMSEYSDFTLIKPSSTTDFKEVISVLDASLPDSTWTFESQQVSTETILSSLNMNYCLAFW